From the genome of Candidatus Electrothrix communis, one region includes:
- a CDS encoding ABC transporter permease subunit encodes MAKTPEQPTRKPPRFLGIHARPGKVFSIVLAVLPFALLLVVYLGASEIRHRDNPADKLLPKISQMTAAVKHMAFEKNRRTGSYLMLNDTLASMKRLLIGTGLAALTALLLGLNIGLFPGINAALNPFITFISMIPPLSVLPILFISFGVDEAAKIVLIFLGIFPLITRDIRLAVYKLPHEQLTKAATLGASQFQLAYRIILPQIMPRLIEAVRLSLGSAWLFLIAAEAIAASSGLGYRIFLVRRYLAMDVILPYVLWITFLGFVMDWLLRHIMSCFYPWYAASGGNK; translated from the coding sequence GTGGCAAAAACACCGGAACAACCCACACGAAAACCGCCCCGTTTTTTGGGGATTCACGCCCGGCCCGGCAAGGTGTTCAGCATCGTGCTGGCGGTGCTGCCCTTTGCTCTTCTGCTGGTTGTCTATCTGGGTGCCTCGGAAATCCGCCATAGGGATAATCCGGCGGATAAGCTCTTGCCGAAGATTTCTCAGATGACTGCTGCGGTCAAGCATATGGCCTTTGAGAAAAATCGCCGGACCGGCAGCTATCTGATGCTGAACGACACCCTTGCCAGCATGAAACGTCTGCTTATCGGTACAGGACTTGCCGCTCTTACAGCTCTCCTGCTCGGTCTTAATATAGGCCTGTTTCCGGGCATCAATGCGGCCCTGAATCCGTTTATCACCTTTATCTCCATGATTCCCCCGCTATCTGTTCTTCCCATCCTCTTTATCAGTTTCGGCGTGGATGAAGCGGCAAAAATCGTGCTGATTTTTCTCGGGATTTTTCCGTTGATCACCAGGGATATCCGGCTGGCGGTCTATAAACTCCCCCATGAACAGCTGACTAAGGCCGCCACCCTGGGTGCCTCTCAGTTTCAGCTCGCCTATCGGATTATTCTGCCCCAGATTATGCCCAGGCTCATTGAGGCGGTTCGGCTTTCCCTTGGTTCGGCCTGGCTCTTTCTTATCGCGGCCGAGGCCATTGCCGCCAGCAGCGGCCTGGGATACCGGATTTTTTTGGTGCGCCGCTATCTGGCTATGGATGTGATTTTACCCTATGTGCTGTGGATAACCTTTTTGGGTTTTGTGATGGACTGGCTGCTTCGCCATATAATGAGTTGTTTTTATCCCTGGTATGCCGCCAGCGGAGGTAATAAATGA
- a CDS encoding putative urea ABC transporter substrate-binding protein translates to MKHQSLVVLLTATVVLSAVFFFISPLQAAEKKEKFDIAWSHYAGWEPWGYAQQSGILKKWADKHNIEIELTLVNDYIESINLYTTGKFAACTMTNMDALTIPAVGGIDSTAVIVGDFSNGNDGIIMKKGTKITDLKGRPITLVELSVSHYLLARALDMNGMSEQDVKLINTSDADIAALFTADPEGAAVTWNPPLMQALRAPGSVRVFDSSSIPGEIIDLMVVRSDAPEALKKALVGAWYEVMAIMESDGPKKEEAIASMAQASGGTVEEFKQQLATTAMFYKAADAAAFAASAKPKETMEQVRQFSYAKGLYGESAPSADIVGIAFDDGSVLGDKNNIKLRFTAKYMQ, encoded by the coding sequence ATGAAACATCAGTCACTAGTCGTGCTGCTTACAGCCACTGTCGTCCTTTCCGCTGTGTTTTTCTTCATTTCCCCGCTTCAGGCAGCGGAGAAAAAAGAGAAATTCGATATTGCCTGGTCGCATTACGCTGGCTGGGAGCCCTGGGGATATGCCCAACAGAGCGGTATTCTCAAGAAATGGGCGGATAAGCATAATATTGAGATCGAGTTGACCTTGGTTAATGATTATATTGAGTCTATCAATCTCTATACCACAGGGAAATTTGCTGCCTGCACCATGACCAATATGGATGCCCTGACTATCCCCGCAGTGGGAGGAATTGACTCGACCGCCGTGATTGTCGGTGATTTTTCCAATGGCAACGACGGTATTATCATGAAAAAGGGGACAAAGATAACAGACCTGAAAGGACGCCCGATCACTCTGGTGGAACTTTCCGTGTCCCATTACCTGTTGGCCAGGGCCCTGGATATGAACGGCATGAGCGAACAGGATGTCAAACTGATCAATACCAGCGATGCGGATATCGCAGCTCTTTTTACTGCTGATCCCGAAGGTGCCGCCGTCACCTGGAACCCGCCCCTGATGCAGGCCTTGCGGGCCCCCGGATCGGTACGGGTCTTTGATTCCTCAAGCATTCCCGGTGAGATTATCGACCTGATGGTTGTCCGATCCGATGCGCCGGAAGCGCTGAAAAAAGCCTTGGTGGGTGCCTGGTACGAAGTTATGGCGATCATGGAGAGCGACGGCCCGAAAAAAGAAGAGGCTATCGCCTCTATGGCCCAGGCCTCCGGCGGCACGGTTGAAGAATTTAAGCAGCAGCTCGCGACTACAGCCATGTTCTACAAGGCCGCAGATGCCGCCGCTTTTGCCGCATCAGCAAAGCCGAAAGAGACTATGGAGCAGGTTCGCCAGTTTTCCTATGCAAAAGGTCTCTACGGCGAGTCCGCCCCTTCGGCGGATATCGTGGGTATCGCCTTTGATGACGGCTCTGTGCTGGGCGATAAAAACAATATCAAGCTTCGTTTTACGGCAAAATATATGCAGTAG
- a CDS encoding DUF1015 domain-containing protein: protein MAVVAPFRGVRYNPEKIERLEDVVTPPYDVISTDDEKKLLQKNPYSMINLDLRNISQGITKDDGRYEQARERFQAWQDKNVLIQDEQPSIYLYYIDYNHPSGKRLTRKGIVSLVGLAEFAEGIVKPHEKTFSGVISDRLQLMETCKAQFSQIFSIYADQEQEIISNLEKVREAEPMLRVDDHNANTHALWRVTDKEALKFVYRFFADKPVYIADGHHRYTTALDCRRRALAANPNLPADHPCNYIMMYLCACEDPGLSVLPTHRLVRWPGPMTGDQLQERMQQGMTVTEVTQGGRETLIAEVLNRMNEADNNGGMPTFGVYHPGEDRAFLLRMQDETISRSPSLADKPEVLQELDVVVLSDLLIHDYLGLSHDQCVLEGLVSYLSDSDMALDEAVKESVLQSAHTPLLFLLNPTKVEQVLKVADSDNIMPHKSTYFYPKIMTGLLLNKLDDGEHIQSLGTEA from the coding sequence ATGGCTGTTGTTGCCCCGTTTCGTGGCGTGCGTTACAACCCGGAAAAAATTGAACGACTGGAAGATGTCGTCACCCCGCCGTATGATGTTATTTCCACCGACGACGAGAAAAAACTGCTGCAAAAAAATCCCTATTCCATGATCAATCTGGATCTGCGCAATATCTCGCAGGGAATAACCAAGGATGACGGGCGCTACGAGCAGGCTCGGGAGCGGTTTCAAGCCTGGCAGGACAAAAACGTGCTTATTCAGGATGAGCAGCCTTCCATCTACCTCTACTATATTGACTATAACCATCCCAGCGGCAAGCGTCTGACCCGGAAAGGTATAGTCAGCCTGGTCGGTCTAGCAGAATTTGCCGAAGGCATTGTCAAACCCCATGAAAAGACCTTTTCCGGGGTGATCAGCGACCGTTTACAACTCATGGAGACCTGCAAGGCCCAGTTCAGTCAGATCTTTTCTATCTATGCAGATCAGGAGCAGGAAATCATCAGCAACCTGGAAAAGGTACGGGAAGCAGAACCCATGCTGCGGGTGGACGATCATAATGCCAACACCCATGCCCTCTGGCGAGTGACGGATAAAGAGGCCCTGAAATTTGTGTACCGCTTCTTTGCCGACAAGCCAGTGTATATTGCAGATGGACACCACCGCTATACCACAGCTCTGGATTGCCGCAGACGGGCCTTGGCCGCCAACCCTAATCTGCCTGCTGATCATCCCTGTAACTATATCATGATGTACCTCTGTGCCTGCGAGGATCCAGGCTTATCTGTTCTCCCCACCCATAGGCTGGTCCGCTGGCCCGGCCCCATGACAGGGGACCAACTCCAGGAACGGATGCAGCAGGGCATGACAGTGACAGAAGTCACGCAGGGCGGCCGCGAGACCCTGATTGCCGAGGTGCTGAACAGAATGAATGAAGCCGACAACAACGGCGGCATGCCCACCTTTGGCGTCTACCATCCCGGCGAAGATCGGGCCTTTCTCCTGCGCATGCAGGATGAGACCATCTCCCGCTCGCCTTCACTTGCTGACAAGCCCGAGGTTTTGCAGGAACTTGATGTGGTTGTCCTTTCCGACCTGCTTATTCATGATTACCTGGGTCTCAGTCATGATCAATGCGTACTGGAAGGACTGGTTAGCTACTTGAGCGACTCGGACATGGCCCTGGACGAGGCAGTCAAGGAAAGTGTGCTTCAGAGCGCTCATACCCCGTTGCTCTTTTTGCTCAATCCGACCAAGGTGGAACAGGTGCTCAAGGTGGCAGACAGCGACAACATCATGCCCCATAAGTCGACCTATTTCTATCCTAAAATCATGACCGGCCTGCTCTTGAACAAGCTGGACGACGGAGAGCATATCCAGTCGCTCGGTACAGAGGCCTGA
- a CDS encoding porin family protein codes for MKKILSAAAISALIFTANQGLAGNMKIMPPSLGVDCPADCQDQIDQLNSSQARQDEQLGALEESQARQDQAIEANAADIQTNLQEIEKLKTREEYNPWYVKATAQLTWMGSMDLDKESYGFQADTDTGYGFGFSAGRQFGNLRIEGELATRSSDIKAEGLSDVTISTAMLNGFYGVPVYGPFSVYGTAGAGTAKVKMAFANGVDDSEVTFAYKAGAGVAMEVAQNMAVDLGYEYLRTGDVEFGRNHDLLRVDDLKNSAINASVRYSF; via the coding sequence ATGAAAAAAATATTGAGCGCAGCCGCAATATCAGCCCTAATATTCACAGCAAATCAAGGGCTTGCTGGCAATATGAAAATTATGCCGCCCTCCTTGGGTGTAGACTGCCCTGCTGACTGCCAGGATCAAATTGACCAGCTCAATTCCAGCCAGGCTCGTCAGGACGAACAGCTTGGAGCATTGGAGGAGAGTCAAGCCCGCCAGGATCAAGCCATAGAGGCCAATGCTGCTGATATCCAAACTAATCTGCAAGAGATTGAGAAGCTGAAAACCCGGGAAGAATATAATCCCTGGTATGTTAAAGCCACAGCCCAGCTGACCTGGATGGGTTCAATGGATCTGGACAAGGAGTCTTACGGCTTTCAAGCAGATACAGATACCGGATACGGCTTTGGCTTCTCAGCAGGACGGCAATTTGGCAATCTTCGCATTGAAGGAGAGCTTGCCACACGATCCTCTGACATCAAAGCCGAAGGGCTTTCCGATGTGACCATCAGCACTGCCATGCTGAACGGTTTCTACGGCGTCCCTGTCTACGGCCCCTTTTCTGTTTACGGGACCGCAGGTGCAGGTACAGCCAAGGTGAAAATGGCTTTTGCTAATGGCGTCGACGACAGCGAGGTAACCTTTGCCTATAAGGCCGGTGCCGGGGTGGCGATGGAAGTTGCACAGAATATGGCTGTGGATCTGGGCTATGAATATCTACGCACCGGTGATGTAGAATTCGGGCGGAACCACGATCTCCTGCGAGTTGATGACCTGAAAAATAGCGCCATTAACGCTTCTGTTCGCTACTCATTCTAA
- a CDS encoding tRNA1(Val) (adenine(37)-N6)-methyltransferase: MPLTNLTNDTLFNGRLVCRQHRDGYRFSLDAVLLAHFCQPASRDKVLDLGCGCGVIGLILCYRHPDVQVTGLELQPALADLSQQNIQANSLQDRFAVINGDLRTIKQHLRAESYELVLSNPPYYKVGGGRISQEDECALARHELTADPDSVIAAAAYAVKNRGTVACMYPAERLATVIAAMMKKRLVPKRIQPVYSYPKDNRARLVMIEAMKNGGEGLCLLPPLYIYQFPDGPYSTELEAMYEG, encoded by the coding sequence ATGCCTCTGACCAACCTGACCAACGACACCCTGTTCAACGGGCGTCTTGTCTGCCGTCAGCACCGGGACGGCTACCGTTTTTCCCTGGATGCAGTGCTTCTGGCTCATTTTTGTCAACCTGCTTCCCGAGATAAGGTGCTGGATCTGGGTTGCGGCTGCGGGGTGATCGGCTTGATCCTCTGCTATCGTCACCCGGACGTACAGGTTACCGGCCTGGAGCTGCAACCGGCCTTGGCTGATCTCAGCCAGCAAAATATCCAGGCCAACAGCCTTCAAGATCGTTTTGCAGTTATCAATGGAGACCTGCGCACAATAAAACAGCACCTACGGGCGGAATCCTACGAGCTGGTGCTCAGTAATCCTCCGTATTATAAAGTCGGAGGCGGACGTATCAGTCAGGAAGATGAATGCGCCCTTGCTCGCCACGAGCTGACCGCTGATCCGGACTCGGTGATCGCGGCAGCTGCCTATGCCGTTAAAAACCGAGGCACGGTGGCCTGCATGTACCCGGCGGAACGGCTTGCCACAGTCATCGCCGCCATGATGAAAAAACGCCTGGTTCCCAAACGGATCCAGCCGGTGTACAGCTATCCAAAAGATAATCGGGCACGGCTAGTCATGATTGAAGCGATGAAAAATGGCGGAGAAGGTCTGTGCCTGTTGCCGCCGCTGTATATCTATCAGTTCCCTGATGGCCCTTATTCTACTGAGCTTGAAGCGATGTATGAAGGGTGA
- a CDS encoding ABC transporter ATP-binding protein → MSSQSGFLQIIDVYKEYNGKVILDNIDFQVSRGEFCTVVGPSGCGKSTLLRLIVGAEIPTAGRVLLEQESVGPPDIHRGIVFQRYSLFPHLTVLDNVSMGLRLGGRPGSKEMSGKEIQDEATAMLEKIRLAEHGNKYPHELSGGMQQRVAIGQSLIMKPKILVMDEPFGALDPDTREDMQLFLMELWEQEKMTVFFVTHDLAEAAFLGTRLIVLSQYYTDDRGSGGQVNRGAKITADYQLPDTVSSTAVKQSKEFTELIDCIRREGFDPDFLQHAHEFNLKHPDSFQTLTREESGRD, encoded by the coding sequence ATGAGTTCTCAGTCCGGTTTTCTCCAAATTATCGATGTGTACAAGGAATATAACGGCAAGGTGATCCTGGATAATATTGATTTTCAGGTCAGCAGGGGGGAATTCTGCACGGTGGTCGGACCCAGCGGCTGTGGGAAATCAACCCTGTTGCGGCTGATAGTCGGGGCCGAGATACCCACGGCAGGCCGAGTTCTGCTCGAACAGGAAAGCGTGGGGCCGCCCGACATCCATCGAGGGATTGTTTTTCAGAGATATTCTCTTTTTCCCCACCTGACCGTGCTGGATAACGTGAGCATGGGCCTGCGGCTCGGCGGACGACCGGGATCAAAGGAGATGTCGGGCAAAGAAATTCAAGATGAGGCAACGGCGATGCTGGAGAAAATCCGGCTGGCCGAGCATGGCAATAAATATCCCCATGAGCTGTCAGGCGGGATGCAGCAGCGGGTGGCTATCGGGCAGTCCCTGATCATGAAGCCGAAAATTCTGGTCATGGACGAACCCTTTGGTGCTCTTGATCCGGACACCAGAGAGGATATGCAGCTGTTTCTGATGGAACTCTGGGAGCAGGAGAAGATGACCGTCTTTTTTGTCACCCATGATCTGGCAGAAGCCGCTTTTCTTGGTACGAGACTTATTGTATTATCCCAGTATTATACTGATGATCGGGGAAGCGGCGGTCAGGTCAATCGAGGGGCGAAGATCACAGCGGATTATCAGCTGCCCGACACCGTGAGCAGCACGGCGGTGAAACAGAGTAAGGAATTTACCGAGTTGATTGATTGTATACGCAGAGAAGGTTTTGACCCTGATTTTCTCCAGCATGCCCATGAATTCAACCTGAAGCATCCTGATTCGTTTCAGACCCTGACCAGGGAGGAGAGCGGGCGGGATTGA